The stretch of DNA TTACCCCCTAGAATACATTAAAACAGTGTACTGATAATACTAACTGAGTGATTAATAAGACCGCCGAATAAGAAAGCGGCAATAATGGTGGTTAATGAAAGCGCCGATGCTACCTTAATGCCGAATTCCTTAGTGAGCACTGCAAAAACCGATAAACAGGGGATATAAAAAAGGGCCACCACAGAACCAACCAATAATTGCAGCGTGCTTAAGTCCATTTCTAACAGGGGGAGTACCCCCAGTTCCCGCCTAACGATACCCAGCATTAAAGCCAAGCTTGCCTCTGCCGGAAGGCCCAGCCAGCCAATCACCAGGGGGCCGATGAAGTCACTGATATAAACCAATAAACCTGTTTCCACCAGCACCGCCGCCAATAAAATAGCTAAAATAATTGGTATTTCTGCCTCCAGCATAAACTGCTTAGTGCGCAGCCAAATTTTTCTCTTCAAAGCCTGACGGTCGGGTTTTAACAGATTGGGAATCTCTATCATAATGGGGTCAATGTTGCCCGGCAGTACTTTGTTGAGTACCAGGCCGGCTAAAAAAATAGCTCCGAAGGAGATGCCAAACATTAAGATTAATAACCCTATGGAGTGATCCCCAAGCAGGGAGATAAATGCTCCCGTTTGTGAGACACAGGGTACTGCAAAACACACCGTACCGGATACAATTAAACGCTCTTTATAACTGGTGACGGCCCGGGTTCCTAATATGGCGGGGACGGCACAGCCGTAACCCATGATAAAGGGAACAATGTTGCCCCCTTGGATACCCACCCGGCGCATAACTCCGTCAACCAAGACACCTAAACGGGGCAAAAAGCCGCTATCTTCTAAAATTGACAGTGCGATGTAGAAAAGAAAAACATAAGGCAAAATCAAGCCAAAGGGCCATTCAATTCCTTTAATCAGCACCCCGTATTCGCCCAATAAAATGTTGTGCAGCATACCCTCGGCCACAAACTGGGAGACAATGGGTGTGATTAGCGGTACATACCAATCATAGATAATCGGAAGCAGAATGAAACTGCGCAAGGCCTTACCGCCGCCCACCACCACTGCCATGGATAATAACAATACTAAAAAAGCTATCGGCAGGCCGGGGAAGGGCTGCAAGGTCAAATCGCCAAGTTTTTCCCAAAAGGTGGCATGGCGGTGCTCTACCCGCTGCACCTTTTCTATTATGCGCCCCACATGCTGCCAGCGTTTATCCTGATCCGTGGGCATAAGCTTGTCCCTGACCGGCTTATCCTTAGCCAACTGCCATGCCCTGTCTAACAACTGGGCAAGGCCCACGTTGCGTATGGCCACGGTGGGTACCACCGGGGCACCAAGTTCTTCTTCCAGCTTATTTACATCAATATATATACCTTGCCGTTCGGCAACATCAATGAGGTTAAGTGCAAACACAGTGGGCAAGCCATGTTCCAGTATCTGCAAAGCAAAATTTAAATTTCTTTCCAGGTTGGTGGCGTCAAGGACGCAAATAACTGCGTCGGCCCCTTGGTTTAATATGTCAACGGCCACCTCTTCCACAGGGGAGGTGGCGGTCAGTGAGTAAGTACCGGGTACATCAACCAGCACAGCCTCTTCACCGTGGCGAAAGATTTTTCCCTGCATTGTGGTGATGGTGGTGCCTGCATAATTAGAAGAAAGCACCTCCTTACCTGTCAGCTTAGAAAAAACAACACTCTTCCCCACGTTGGGGTTGCCCATCAATAAAAAGTTTAATTTGCCGTCTGTTTGTAAATTGTTTTTTTTAGTGTCGTGACAGCTCAAGTTAAACTACCTCTTTTACAATAATTTTTTCTGCAACATCTTTGGCAACGGCTATGCTGCGGTTTCCCAGTTCAACAACTATGGGGCCACCTAAGGGCTGTTTCGACTTAACGGTTACTGTAATACCTTCCCTTAAACCCAAAGAATTCAATATTGCAAAGGGGGGTGTTTTTTCAATTACACAACGGTGTGCCTTTTTTAAAGCGTATAATAACATTATCCATACACCTCCATGTCATATTAGTAAGAAACCGGCAAAGATAATTGCTAAAGATAATCATTATCAATTAACCTGCAAAAAATAAATACCCAAGAGAATGATTATTATTATCAATTACAATATACAACACCGTTAACAAGGAAGCAATGGCAGTAACCCGTTAAATAGTAAGGTTAGATATTAATTTTGCTGTTTTACTTGGGATAGCTTTACTATTCTTACCCTTGCTTTAAATAAAAATAAAGCAAGGAAATTCTGATTTATTAAAATGATTGAAGGATATATTTAGGGATTGCAGAATTAATATTCAAGGATACTAATTAAAGAGGTGAAGGGCTTGATAAATATAGCAATTGTTGGTGGAGGTCGGGGCGGAGCATCTATGCTCAGGGTCTATAGTAATCTTTCTGAAGTAAATATATTAGGCATATCCGACATTAACATCAACGCCGCCGGTATGGAGTTGGCAAAAGAAATGAACATCCCGCGCTATACCGATTTTATGGAAATGTTAAGTATCCCTGGCCTTGAGGTGGTAATAGATGTTACCGGCTCAGAGGCAGTTAGGGAAAAAATCGAGGCTAATTTGCCAGAGGGCAGTTTGCTGGTGGAAGCCAAGGTTGCCAGAATGATGTGGCTTTTAGCCCACCAAAAGGACGAAATGCTGAAGGAATTAAATGAACAAGCCCAACAGTTGGCCAGCATGGGTGAGCAACTAAATGCCACTGTGGAGCAGGTGCCCGGCATTATAAAAGAGGTATCACAATTTATTGTAGAGTACGGAAACACCTTAAGCCAGTCGGTGGCTGAGGTAAAGCATCATTTAGAAGACACCGACGAGGTGTTGGATTTTATTCGCAAGGTGGCAGACCAAACCAAGCTGCTGGGGCTCAATGCAGCCATAGAAGCGGCCCGGGCCGGGGAACATGGACGGGGATTTGCAGTGGTGGCCGAAGAGGTGCGCAAACTGGCCGAGCACAGCGCTACCTCGGTAAAGACCATAGCAACCATTATGAAAAACCTGGAGCAATCAATGGTGGATATTATTGATATTATAGAGCAAAACAACAAATTGACCGAGCGGCAGATAACAGCCACTGAGCAGGTTGCTTATGCGGTGGATCAGCTGGGCACCTTGGCCGATGACATGAGAGATTTCTCCGAAAAGTTAGCTGACATGCAGTAAAAAATATTGCCGGGAGGTAAAACTATGGAATTTTTCAACCGTTTGGGGGAAAAGGCAAAGGTAATTGGCGAAAGGGCCAAAGAAGCCACCCGCAAACCCACTGAGCTAGTTGAAGTGACTAGATTAAAATATGAAGTTTCTAAATTACAAAAGGTAACTAAAAACAATATCGAAGCCATTGGTGAATTGGTTTACCGGCAGTTTAAAGGGGAATTAAACCTAGAGGCAGAAATTGAAAGGCTGCTGCAGGCCACTAAAAATATTGAGGCTGAAATAGTAAGCTTGGAACAAGAAATTGAAAGGCTTCAGCCTAAGCCTTTAGTTTGTCCCAGGTGTGATATAGAGTTGCCCAGTGGCGGTATTTTCTGCCACAGGTGCGGCATAAAGGTGGCCATAGATAAGGAGCCCGAGGAGCAAGAAAAAACTGAAGGGGCAGCGGAACCGGTAATAGAACAAGAAGAAATAAAATAGCCTTAAATAAGGGGTAATTTTTAGGGTGGATAATCATATCCACCCCTTTTATTTGGGATCCAGGTGGGCTGGCTTGGCTGCCAACCCAGCCTACAATTCTATAATCACTGCATTTTCATTACAATTGGGGAACAGGGGGCAGTTTACACATTCCTTCCATACCTTTTGCGGTAAGTCTTCCTTGGCAATGGGCTGAAAACCACACCGGCGGAAAAATTCGGGTTGATAGGTAAGGGCAAAAACCCTCTTTAATTCTAATTCCCGTGCTTCTTGCAAAAACAAATTAACCAGCCTGCGTCCAATTCCTCTTTTTACATAGTCCGGTGCAACGGCCAGGGCCCTAATTTCAGCCAAGTCTTCCCAGATAATATGCAGGGAGCCGCAGCCTACTACTTTTCCCCGGTGCTCGGCAACGGTAATTTCACGAATGCCTTCATAGAGGGAAGAGCGGGAACGGGCCAGCATTAGGTTTTCTGCCGCATATAAGCTGACCAAGCGGTGAATTGATTCAACGTCAGAAATTTTAGCCTTTCTGTATATTATTTCCAAAACATCGCCTTCTTTGCTATAATTAAGATAATTAAACATAATTCGAGAAGGGAAGGGAAATTCCTTTATTAATTTTAGGGTGGTGAGATGGTTTGGATTATTCCCGCAGACTTGATAAGCTGGCCCAACTGATTAGAGAATCTACCAAGACGCTGGCATTAACCGGTGCAGGGGTGAGCACGGAAAGCGGTATTCCTGATTTCCGCAGCAAAGAAAAGGGCTTGTGGAATAGGTTTGATCCCGAAGAGGTGGCCAGCATTGGGGCCTTGGAAAGGGATCCCGCAGAGTTTTACCGCAATAATTTAAAATGGTGGGAATTGTGCCTGCAGGCCCAGCCCAATGAAGCCCACCGCAGCCTTGCGCAGCTTGAAAGAAAAGGCTGGTTACTGGGGGTAATTACCCAGAATATAGATGGCCTTCACCAAAAAGCCGGTTCAAAGCGGGTGTGGGAAGTGCACGGGCATTTAAGAACATGTAGGTGTATGAAATGTAAAAAAACCGACCAAATGGATCGGCTAAAGGAGAGTTATCACTGTGCCGCCTGTGGCGGCTTACTGCGGCCCAGTGTAGTTCTTTTTGGCGATAGCATGTCAAATGATTATTACAATGCAGAAAAAGTCATGAGTGGCTGTCAACTGCTGTTGGTGGTTGGCAGTAGTTTGCAAGTATACCCGGTGGCAGGGCTGCCCTATATGGCCCGCCAGGTGGTAATAATAAACCGCCAGCCGACCCCATGGGACAGCCAGGCCCGGCTGGTTATAAACCAATCGGCAGGCCTGGTGCTGTC from Desulfofalx alkaliphila DSM 12257 encodes:
- a CDS encoding ferrous iron transporter B, which translates into the protein MSCHDTKKNNLQTDGKLNFLLMGNPNVGKSVVFSKLTGKEVLSSNYAGTTITTMQGKIFRHGEEAVLVDVPGTYSLTATSPVEEVAVDILNQGADAVICVLDATNLERNLNFALQILEHGLPTVFALNLIDVAERQGIYIDVNKLEEELGAPVVPTVAIRNVGLAQLLDRAWQLAKDKPVRDKLMPTDQDKRWQHVGRIIEKVQRVEHRHATFWEKLGDLTLQPFPGLPIAFLVLLLSMAVVVGGGKALRSFILLPIIYDWYVPLITPIVSQFVAEGMLHNILLGEYGVLIKGIEWPFGLILPYVFLFYIALSILEDSGFLPRLGVLVDGVMRRVGIQGGNIVPFIMGYGCAVPAILGTRAVTSYKERLIVSGTVCFAVPCVSQTGAFISLLGDHSIGLLILMFGISFGAIFLAGLVLNKVLPGNIDPIMIEIPNLLKPDRQALKRKIWLRTKQFMLEAEIPIILAILLAAVLVETGLLVYISDFIGPLVIGWLGLPAEASLALMLGIVRRELGVLPLLEMDLSTLQLLVGSVVALFYIPCLSVFAVLTKEFGIKVASALSLTTIIAAFLFGGLINHSVSIISTLF
- a CDS encoding methyl-accepting chemotaxis protein, translated to MINIAIVGGGRGGASMLRVYSNLSEVNILGISDININAAGMELAKEMNIPRYTDFMEMLSIPGLEVVIDVTGSEAVREKIEANLPEGSLLVEAKVARMMWLLAHQKDEMLKELNEQAQQLASMGEQLNATVEQVPGIIKEVSQFIVEYGNTLSQSVAEVKHHLEDTDEVLDFIRKVADQTKLLGLNAAIEAARAGEHGRGFAVVAEEVRKLAEHSATSVKTIATIMKNLEQSMVDIIDIIEQNNKLTERQITATEQVAYAVDQLGTLADDMRDFSEKLADMQ
- a CDS encoding N-acetyltransferase encodes the protein MIYRKAKISDVESIHRLVSLYAAENLMLARSRSSLYEGIREITVAEHRGKVVGCGSLHIIWEDLAEIRALAVAPDYVKRGIGRRLVNLFLQEARELELKRVFALTYQPEFFRRCGFQPIAKEDLPQKVWKECVNCPLFPNCNENAVIIEL
- a CDS encoding SIR2 family NAD-dependent protein deacylase produces the protein MDYSRRLDKLAQLIRESTKTLALTGAGVSTESGIPDFRSKEKGLWNRFDPEEVASIGALERDPAEFYRNNLKWWELCLQAQPNEAHRSLAQLERKGWLLGVITQNIDGLHQKAGSKRVWEVHGHLRTCRCMKCKKTDQMDRLKESYHCAACGGLLRPSVVLFGDSMSNDYYNAEKVMSGCQLLLVVGSSLQVYPVAGLPYMARQVVIINRQPTPWDSQARLVINQSAGLVLSDLVEILGDEKGPYYEC
- a CDS encoding FeoA family protein, which gives rise to MLLYALKKAHRCVIEKTPPFAILNSLGLREGITVTVKSKQPLGGPIVVELGNRSIAVAKDVAEKIIVKEVV
- a CDS encoding zinc ribbon domain-containing protein, yielding MEFFNRLGEKAKVIGERAKEATRKPTELVEVTRLKYEVSKLQKVTKNNIEAIGELVYRQFKGELNLEAEIERLLQATKNIEAEIVSLEQEIERLQPKPLVCPRCDIELPSGGIFCHRCGIKVAIDKEPEEQEKTEGAAEPVIEQEEIK